The proteins below come from a single Methanolobus chelungpuianus genomic window:
- a CDS encoding ACT domain-containing protein, translating into MVSSRFIITVIGIDKVGIVAGITRVMADFNVNIVDISQTIMQDLFTMIMLAEIKEENFDLSSFQKAMAGKGHEFGVEVKVQHEDTFRFMHRI; encoded by the coding sequence ATGGTCTCAAGTCGTTTCATAATAACAGTAATAGGTATCGATAAGGTCGGTATAGTTGCAGGCATCACCAGGGTCATGGCGGACTTCAACGTCAATATCGTTGACATCAGCCAGACCATCATGCAGGATCTCTTCACGATGATAATGCTCGCAGAGATAAAAGAAGAGAACTTCGACCTCTCCTCCTTCCAGAAAGCCATGGCGGGCAAGGGTCACGAGTTTGGTGTCGAGGTCAAGGTGCAGCACGAGGACACCTTCCGCTTCATGCACAGGATATAA